A genomic stretch from Papio anubis isolate 15944 chromosome 18, Panubis1.0, whole genome shotgun sequence includes:
- the LOC101022919 gene encoding nuclear transport factor 2 has protein sequence MGDKPIWEQIGSSFIQHYYQLFDNDRTQLGAIYIDASCLTWEGQQFQGKAAIVEKLSSLPFQKIQHSITAQDHQPTPDSCIISMVVGQLKADEDPIMGFHQMFLLKNINDAWVCTNDMFRLALHNFG, from the exons ATGGGAGACAAGCCAATTTGGGAGCAGATTGGATCCAGCTTCATTCAACATTACTACCAGTTATTTGATAATGATAGAACCCAACTAGGCGCAATTTAC ATTGACGCGTCATGCCTTACGTGGGAAGGACAACAGTTCCAGGGGAAAGCTGCCATTGTGGAGAAGTTGTCT AGCCTTCCGTTCCAGAAAATCCAGCACAGCATCACCGCGCAGGACCATCAGCCCACTCCAGATAGCTGCATCATCAGCATGGTTGTGGGCCAGCTTAAG GCGGATGAAGACCCCATCATGGGGTTCCACCAGATGTTCCTATTAAAGAACATCAACGATGCTTGGGTTTGCACCAATGACATGTTCAGGCTCGCCCTGCACAACTTCGGCTGA